One Borrelia sp. P9F1 genomic window carries:
- a CDS encoding DUF261 family protein, translating to MKVRQDDQRLFFKIREWGCYLLSLHYWVFYFKKIVFEYEDINSNYRVFKTRGYINENCYIKDPVGILRQFGVFTTVRYESGGYKCSKEEFEISEIKNRGSSSHFIATRGDMVLYDGLSLGNRRLGYRDVFSKRIFSLQEGGFLV from the coding sequence ATGAAGGTTAGACAAGACGACCAGAGATTGTTTTTCAAAATAAGAGAATGGGGCTGCTATCTCTTGTCTCTTCATTATTGGGTTTTTTATTTTAAAAAAATTGTATTTGAATATGAGGATATAAATTCCAATTACAGAGTCTTTAAAACAAGGGGTTATATTAATGAGAATTGCTACATTAAGGATCCGGTGGGTATTTTAAGACAATTTGGAGTTTTTACAACTGTTAGATATGAGAGCGGGGGGTATAAATGTAGTAAGGAAGAGTTTGAGATTAGTGAAATCAAGAATAGAGGATCAAGTAGTCACTTCATAGCAACTCGTGGTGATATGGTTCTTTATGACGGTTTGAGCTTGGGAAACAGAAGATTGGGATATAGGGATGTTTTTTCAAAACGGATTTTTAGTTTACAAGAAGGGGGTTTCCTTGTTTAG